The proteins below come from a single Chrysoperla carnea chromosome 1, inChrCarn1.1, whole genome shotgun sequence genomic window:
- the LOC123290841 gene encoding uncharacterized protein LOC123290841, whose amino-acid sequence MKFVLLTLFITITIVNIVNCHEEALQNNEPLRIQETKQDNLQPTIDSKNILLTRLTRTHHGHGESYSSCSTCQGNVQEHKPQKQQGGECTTCGGGGGGGGSGSFSQSSSQSSSGSFSGRNGKKK is encoded by the exons ATGAAGTttgttttattaacattattcaTAACAATTACAATAgtaaatattgttaattgtcATGAAGAAGCTCTTCAAAATAATGAACCATTACGTATTCAAGAAACAAAACAGGATAATCTACAACCAACGatag attctaaaaatattcttcTTACACGTTTAACACGTACACATCATGGTCATGGAGAAAGTTATTCTTCATGTAGTACTTGTCAAGGTAATGTTCAGGAGCATAAACCTCAAAAACAACAAGGTGGAGAGTGTACTACATGTGGAGGAGGAGGCGGAGGTGGTGGTAGCGGAAGCTTTTCACAATCTTCATCTCAATCATCATCTGGATCATTTTCAGGAAGAAatggaaaaaagaaataa
- the LOC123291110 gene encoding predicted GPI-anchored protein 57, which produces MYRFLVFGILTIVFLFHHVSADVKPLTLQDVHKTNDQINPISDLKDALLTARIARTLHKGKSGYSKGGSYCSSCGYAQPQPQYYNQGGGGCSTCGGGGGGGGSWSSSSSSSSSGSWGGYGKK; this is translated from the exons ATGTATCGATTTTTAGTGTTCGGGATCTtaacaattgtatttttatttcatcatgTTTCGGCTGATGTTAAACCGTTAACGTTGCAAGATGTGCATAAAACAAACGATCAAATTAACCCAATATCAG ATTTGAAAGACGCTCTATTGACTGCACGCATAGCACGAACATTACATAAGGGAAAAAGTGGTTATTCTAAGGGGGGTAGTTATTGTAGTAGTTGCGGCTATGCCCAACCACAACCACAATACTATAACCAGGGAGGAGGAGGCTGTAGCACATGTGGAGGAGGAGGCGGAGGTGGTGGAAGCTGGTCAAGTTCATCATCTTCTTCATCTTCGGGATCGTGGGGGGgttatggaaaaaaataa
- the LOC123290851 gene encoding uncharacterized protein LOC123290851 yields MKLIFLTLFITITIVNIVNCHEGSIESNDPLSIQETKQDNLQLTIDSKNVLLTRLTRSHHGKGGGYSSCSTCGGQVYKPQVQQGGGCTTCGGGGGGSGSFSQSSSQSSSGSFSGGNGKKK; encoded by the exons atgaaattgatttttttgacattatttATCACAATTACAATAgtaaatattgttaattgtcATGAAGGATCAATTGAAAGTAATGATCCATTAAGTATTCAAGAAACAAAACAGGATAATCTTCAACTAACTATAG ATTCCAAAAATGTTCTTCTAACACGTTTAACACGTTCACATCATGGTAAAGGAGGAGGTTATTCTTCATGTAGTACTTGCGGAGGTCAAGTTTATAAGCCTCAAGTACAGCAAGGAGGAGGGTGTACTACCTGTGGAGGAGGAGGTGGAGGTAGCGGAAGCTTTTCACAATCTTCATCTCAATCATCCTCTGGATCATTTTCAGGAGGAAAtggtaaaaagaaataa
- the LOC123291112 gene encoding glycine-rich RNA-binding protein 2-like isoform X3, giving the protein MKQLLIIVIIVVLATIVWADLEINSELYDTSENLRLQRSPDPAGGGYRSGGSRGGYGNTGYGGGYSGGYGGRGGYGGRGGYGGQGYGGQGYGGYGGYGR; this is encoded by the exons atgaaaCAGTTACtgattattgtaattattgtgGTGTTGGCTACCATTGTTTGGGCTGATTTGGAAATTAATAGTGAATTGTATGACACATCag agAATCTCCGTTTACAAAGGAGCCCAGACCCTGCAGGTGGTGGTTATAGAAGTGGTGGAAGTCGAGGTGGATATGGCAACACAGGCTATGGAGGTGGCTACAGCG GTGGATATGGAGGCCGTGGTGGATATGGAGGACGAGGTGGATATGGTGGACAGGGATATGGTGGTCAGGGATATGGTGGATATGGTGGATATGGTCGCTAA
- the LOC123291111 gene encoding uncharacterized protein LOC123291111, whose amino-acid sequence MKFVLFTLFITITIVNIVNCHEESIQNHEPLSIQESKQDNLQPALDSKDVLLKRLTRTFQKGGGYSGGCNTCQVPVQQPVCNTCGGGGGGSRSYSQASSQASSSSSSYGKKK is encoded by the exons atgaaatttgttttatttacattatttataacaattacaatagtaaatattgttaattgtcATGAAGAATCAATTCAAAATCATGAGCCATTAAGTATACAAGAATCAAAACAGGATAATCTTCAACCAGCTTTAG attCTAAAGATGTTCTTCTTAAACGTTTAACACGTACATTCCAAAAAGGAGGAGGATATTCTGGAGGATGTAATACTTGTCAAGTTCCTGTACAACAACCAGTATGTAATACATGTGGAGGTGGGGGTGGTGGTAGCAGAAGCTATTCACAAGCTTCATCTCAAGCATCATCTTCATCAAGTTCATatggaaaaaagaaataa
- the LOC123291112 gene encoding glycine-rich RNA-binding protein 2-like isoform X1 encodes MKQLLIIVIIVVLATIVWADLEINSELYDTSENLRLQRSPDPAGGGYRSGGSRGGYGNTGYGGGYSGGYGGRGGYGGRGGYGGRGGYGGRGGYGGQGYGGQGYGGYGGYGR; translated from the exons atgaaaCAGTTACtgattattgtaattattgtgGTGTTGGCTACCATTGTTTGGGCTGATTTGGAAATTAATAGTGAATTGTATGACACATCag agAATCTCCGTTTACAAAGGAGCCCAGACCCTGCAGGTGGTGGTTATAGAAGTGGTGGAAGTCGAGGTGGATATGGCAACACAGGCTATGGAGGTGGCTACAGCGGTGGATATGGAGGCCGTGGTGGATATGGAGGCCGTGGTGGATATGGAGGCCGTGGTGGATATGGAGGACGAGGTGGATATGGTGGACAGGGATATGGTGGTCAGGGATATGGTGGATATGGTGGATATGGTCGCTAA
- the LOC123291112 gene encoding glycine-rich RNA-binding protein 2-like isoform X2, giving the protein MKQLLIIVIIVVLATIVWADLEINSELYDTSENLRLQRSPDPAGGGYRSGGSRGGYGNTGYGGGYSGGYGGRGGYGGRGGYGGQGYGGQGYGGYGGYGR; this is encoded by the exons atgaaaCAGTTACtgattattgtaattattgtgGTGTTGGCTACCATTGTTTGGGCTGATTTGGAAATTAATAGTGAATTGTATGACACATCag agAATCTCCGTTTACAAAGGAGCCCAGACCCTGCAGGTGGTGGTTATAGAAGTGGTGGAAGTCGAGGTGGATATGGCAACACAGGCTATGGAGGTGGCTACAGCGGTGGATATGGAG GCCGTGGTGGATATGGAGGACGAGGTGGATATGGTGGACAGGGATATGGTGGTCAGGGATATGGTGGATATGGTGGATATGGTCGCTAA